The DNA sequence GATTCGCTCGAATTTCTCGTCGCGAAAGGCAAGCCAAGGCATTGCGATCTTCGGATACCTGGCAAGAGGCAGCAGCTTCACCGTCGAGCTTTCATCCGTTTCAGCCGTCGGCTCCGTGAAGTCCAAGCCTCCGTGGTGGGTTCCGTGAAAAATGTCGATTAGGGGCCTGCGGCCCGCGGCTGCCGCTGCGTTGCCGGCGGCTGGCCAATGGGCACATAAACGACTTCGCCGCTATCCAGCCGATAGGCGGTTCCCAGCCGTTCGCCGCGGCCAGTGAGCATCGCTTCCGACGCTCGATATTTCGGCAGTTTCTGCGCGTCGGCGGGCACGAATTCCGCCGTCTGCGCCGCTCGCTCGGCCGCGCCCGCCGACTCGCTAAGCGACGATTTCGTCTCAATCAGGGCGATGATCAGCGCCACAACCACCACGATCCACAGATCGAACAGGTTCACCATGCCGGCCAGTGGATCGTCGTCCTGATCCCGATTCCAGCGCCGGACTCGCTTCGTCCCCATCATGTTTTTCCTCAAACAGCGAAAGCAGATATTCAAACTCGGTCAGGTCGCGCTCGTACCAGCCGCGATAGAGGCAATACAGTGCGTAGGCTGCTCCTCCGACGACGATCCCGAGCACGGTCGTCGTAAAGGCGATATTCAAATTGCTGCCCACCTCGCTCAGGTTCGAGGAGGATAGCCCTTGTAGCGCCGGACCTAGTGGAATTAAGGTTCCAGCAAGGCCCAACATCGGGCCGACGCGCGCGAGAACTTGCAAGCGCGTCAAATGCCGATTGGCCCATAGCTCCGCTTGTGGCAACAGCGCCGACAGTTCGCCGGCCGTTGTGTTCGCCCCGCTCGAATTTTTTGCCAACCACGCCAACAGTCCCACCTTCGCCGCTTGCTGCCAACCGCGAGCGTCGCTGAACTGGCCGCGGCAGCCCTGCAAAAACGTCCGCCAGCGCGGCCCCCCGATTTTTCGCTCCACGGCTTCGCGAACTGCCTGGCCCAGAACCACGATCACCAGCATGGTTGCAACCACGACCAGCAGCATCACCGGCGCAAGCAACGCTTGCGAAATCACATAGAACAGTTCGACCATCGCGTTGGTCACATCAACCTCGCCTGCGAAACATCAATCCATAGAAAAACAAAACCGCTGCGCCGCCGGCAATCCACCAGAGCTTTGAGGTCACCGGCAAGGCCGTGACGCTGGCCGGCTCAGCCGGCTGCGGCTCCAACTTTCTTCCC is a window from the Pirellulales bacterium genome containing:
- a CDS encoding DUF2149 domain-containing protein, which translates into the protein MVNLFDLWIVVVVALIIALIETKSSLSESAGAAERAAQTAEFVPADAQKLPKYRASEAMLTGRGERLGTAYRLDSGEVVYVPIGQPPATQRQPRAAGP
- a CDS encoding MotA/TolQ/ExbB proton channel family protein translates to MTNAMVELFYVISQALLAPVMLLVVVATMLVIVVLGQAVREAVERKIGGPRWRTFLQGCRGQFSDARGWQQAAKVGLLAWLAKNSSGANTTAGELSALLPQAELWANRHLTRLQVLARVGPMLGLAGTLIPLGPALQGLSSSNLSEVGSNLNIAFTTTVLGIVVGGAAYALYCLYRGWYERDLTEFEYLLSLFEEKHDGDEASPALESGSGRRSTGRHGEPVRSVDRGGCGADHRPD